A section of the Sebastes fasciatus isolate fSebFas1 chromosome 5, fSebFas1.pri, whole genome shotgun sequence genome encodes:
- the clocka gene encoding circadian locomoter output cycles protein kaput isoform X3: MTSSIDRDDSSIFDGLMEEDEKDKAKRVSRNKSEKKRRDQFNVLIKELGTMLPGNTRKMDKSTILQKSIDFLHKHKEIAAQSESTEIRQDWKPPFLSNEEFTQLMLEALDGFFLAIMTDGNIIYASESVTSLLEHLPSDLVDQNLLNFLPMGEHSDVYKALSSHIMEGETLTPEYLKTKNQLEFCCHMLRGTIDPKEPPVYEYVKFIGNFKSLNNVPNCTRNGFDGVIQRSLHSAFEDGVCLIATVRLAKPQFIKEMCTVEEPNEEFTSRHSLEWKFLFLDHRAPPIIGYLPFEVLGTSGYDYYHVDDLETLAKCHEHLMQYGKGKSCYYRFLTKGQQWIWLQTHYYITYHQWNSRPEFIVCTHTVVSYAEVRAEQRRELGIEESQPEITADKQSQDSGSESQLNTSSLKEALDRFNNSRTPSASSRSSRKSSHTAVSDPASSQMKLQGDRSTPGRQSVSAVEMTSQRRSSISSQQSMSSQNTGQNMATSIVSQQQQQQQQQQQQQQQQQQQQQQQQQPQQQEVQISSQSMVQFSNQIEVMQNLKEQLEQRTRLIEANIQRQQDELRQIQDELQRVQGQSLQMFLPKGAGGLSLGSVQMAQGTAVQQGGTLSMQGQVVSAGPLQNSIQQQHAVQAQPQQQTLLRDQNSALSQSQRSSLTLQPQQNQLPASLYNTMMIPQQSPANVVQIATSLAQNTGPNSPAVATFAQDRSAQIRFPASPQLLTKLVTGQMACGAVMVPTTMFMGQVVTAFAPQQGQTQTISISQQPPQQQQQQQQQQQQQQEQQVQQQSQVTAMQLGQAQLAPQQTQFLQASRLLHGNQSTQLILQAAFPLQQQGTFTATTQQQQQLQQQQQQQLQQQHQQQQQQQKQLQQQKQQLQQQQQQLAPHRRDSLSDRSSTQPQ, encoded by the exons ATGACCTCGAGCATTGACCG GGATGACAGCAGTATCTTTGATGGGTTAATGGAAGAAGATGAAAAGGACAAAGCAAAGCG TGTGTCCCGTAACAAGTCTGAGAAGAAACGCAGAGACCAGTTCAATGTCCTCATCAAGGAGCTGGGCACCATGTTGCCGGGCAACACCCGGAAGATGGACAAGTCCACTATTTTGCAGAAGAGCATCGActttctgcacaaacacaaag AAATCGCTGCTCAGTCGGAGTCAACTGAGATCAGACAAGACTGGAAGCCTCCTTTTCTTAGTAATGAAGAGTTCACTCAGCTGATGTTGGAG GCGTTAGATGGATTTTTTCTTGCAATTATGACTGATGGGAACATAATCTACGCCTCTGAGAGTGTGACGTCCCTACTAGAACACTTACCT TCTGATCTTGTGGATCAGAACCTGTTGAACTTCCTGCCGATGGGGGAGCATTCAGATGTGTACAAGGCTCTGTCCTCTCATATCATGGAGGGAGAGACGCTGACGCCAGAATATCTGAAAA CAAAAAATCAGCTAGAGTTCTGTTGCCACATGCTCCGAGGGACGATCGACCCCAAAGAGCCCCCCGTGTACGAATATGTCAAGTTCATTGGAAACTTCAAGTCCCTGAATAATG TGCCTAACTGTACCCGCAACGGTTTTGACGGAGTGATCCAGCGATCGCTTCACTCTGCCTTTGAAGACGGAGTGTGTCTCATAGCAACGGTGAGGCTCGCCAAACCGCAGTTTATCAAG GAAATGTGCACTGTAGAGGAGCCTAATGAGGAGTTCACCTCCAGACATAGTTTAGAGTGGAAGTTTCTCTTCTTGGACCACAG AGCTCCACCAATCATAGGTTACCTCCCGTTTGAGGTGCTGGGTACATCAGGATATGACTACTACCACGTAGATGACCTGGAGACGCTGGCCAAATGCCACGAACACT TGATGCAATATGGCAAAGGAAAGTCCTGCTACTACAGATTCCTCACCAAAGGGCAGCAGTGGATCTGGCTTCAGACCCACTACTACATCACCTACCACCAGTGGAACTCCAGACCAGAGTTCattgtctgcacacacactgttgttAG TTACGCTGAAGTAAGAGCAGAACAGCGCAGAGAGCTGGGAATAGAAGAATCACAACCTGAGATCACAGCAGACAAG CAGTCCCAGGATTCAGGCTCCGAGTCTCAGCTCAACACCTCCAGCCTGAAGGAGGCTTTAGATCGCTTCAACAACAGCCGGACGCCCTCGGCCTCGTCTCGCAGCTCACGAAAATCCTCGCACACCGCCGTGTCTGACCCAGCCT CATCACAGATGAAGCTTCAGGGAGATCGGAGTACGCCAGGTCGCCAGTCTGTCTCGGCTGTGGAGATGACATCACAACGAAGATCATCTATCAGCAGTCAG CAGTCGATGAGCTCCCAAAATACAGGACAGAACATGGCAACATCCATCGTttcacaacagcaacaacaacagcagcagcaacaacagcagcagcagcagcagcagcaacagcaacaacaacaacaacagcctcAACAGCAAGAAGTTCAGATCAGCAGCCAA TCGATGGTGCAGTTCTCCAACCAGATAGAAGTGATGCAGAACCTGAAGGAGCAGCTGGAGCAGAGGACGAGGCTGATTGAGGCCAACATCCAGCGGCAGCAGGATGAGCTGCGACAGATCCAGGACGAGCTGCAGAGAGTGCAGGGACAGAGCCTGCAG ATGTTCTTGCCAAAAGGAGCTGGAGGACTAAGTCTGGGCTCGGTTCAGATGGCCCAGGGGACCGCTGTGCAGCAGGGGGGAACACTCAGCATGCAGGGCCAGGTGGTCTCTGCAGGGCCTCTCCAGAACAGCATACAGCAGCAACATGCTGTCCAGGCTCAGCCCCAGCAACAAACACTCCTACGGGACCAGAACTCAGCACTCTCACAG TCTCAGCGGTCGTCTCTCACTCTGCAGCCTCAACAGAATCAACTGCCTGCGTCTCTCTACAACACCATGATGATCCCTCAGCAGAGTCCCGCTAACGTGGTCCAGATCGCCACCAGTCTGGCTCAGAATACTGGACCCAACAGTCCTGCTGTGGCCACGTTTGCACAGGACCGTTCAGCACAGATCAG GTTTCCTGCCAGTCCTCAGCTGCTCACCAAGCTAGTGACGGGACAGATGGCGTGCGGTGCAGTCATGGTCCCCACCACCATGTTTATGGGCCAAGTGGTGACGGCCTTCGCTCCCCAGCAGGGCCAGACTCAGACCATCAGCATTTCCCAGCAGccacctcagcagcagcagcagcagcagcagcagcagcagcagcagcaggagcagcaggtaCAGCAGCAATCACAGGTCACAGCCATGCAGCTGGGGCAGGCGCAACTGGCCCCGCAGCAAACACAGTTCCTGCAG GCTTCTCGGCTTCTTCACGGAAACCAGTCCACCCAGTTGATCCTGCAGGCGGCGTTCCCTTTGCAGCAGCAGGGCACCTTCACTGCCACAAcccaacagcagcaacagttacaacaacaacaacaacagcagttacaacaacagcatcaacaacaacaacagcagcagaagcagttacaacagcagaaacagcaacttcaacagcagcagcagcaactggCTCCTCACAGGAGGGATAGTTTGTCTGATCGCTCCTCTACGCAGCCACAGTAG
- the clocka gene encoding circadian locomoter output cycles protein kaput isoform X1: protein MTSSIDRDDSSIFDGLMEEDEKDKAKRVSRNKSEKKRRDQFNVLIKELGTMLPGNTRKMDKSTILQKSIDFLHKHKEIAAQSESTEIRQDWKPPFLSNEEFTQLMLEALDGFFLAIMTDGNIIYASESVTSLLEHLPSDLVDQNLLNFLPMGEHSDVYKALSSHIMEGETLTPEYLKTKNQLEFCCHMLRGTIDPKEPPVYEYVKFIGNFKSLNNVPNCTRNGFDGVIQRSLHSAFEDGVCLIATVRLAKPQFIKEMCTVEEPNEEFTSRHSLEWKFLFLDHRAPPIIGYLPFEVLGTSGYDYYHVDDLETLAKCHEHLMQYGKGKSCYYRFLTKGQQWIWLQTHYYITYHQWNSRPEFIVCTHTVVSYAEVRAEQRRELGIEESQPEITADKSQDSGSESQLNTSSLKEALDRFNNSRTPSASSRSSRKSSHTAVSDPACKQQSLLPTLFYIRWSSLSFKSGHRVYVSLSASQMKLQGDRSTPGRQSVSAVEMTSQRRSSISSQSMSSQNTGQNMATSIVSQQQQQQQQQQQQQQQQQQQQQQQQQPQQQEVQISSQSMVQFSNQIEVMQNLKEQLEQRTRLIEANIQRQQDELRQIQDELQRVQGQSLQMFLPKGAGGLSLGSVQMAQGTAVQQGGTLSMQGQVVSAGPLQNSIQQQHAVQAQPQQQTLLRDQNSALSQSQRSSLTLQPQQNQLPASLYNTMMIPQQSPANVVQIATSLAQNTGPNSPAVATFAQDRSAQIRFPASPQLLTKLVTGQMACGAVMVPTTMFMGQVVTAFAPQQGQTQTISISQQPPQQQQQQQQQQQQQQEQQVQQQSQVTAMQLGQAQLAPQQTQFLQASRLLHGNQSTQLILQAAFPLQQQGTFTATTQQQQQLQQQQQQQLQQQHQQQQQQQKQLQQQKQQLQQQQQQLAPHRRDSLSDRSSTQPQ, encoded by the exons ATGACCTCGAGCATTGACCG GGATGACAGCAGTATCTTTGATGGGTTAATGGAAGAAGATGAAAAGGACAAAGCAAAGCG TGTGTCCCGTAACAAGTCTGAGAAGAAACGCAGAGACCAGTTCAATGTCCTCATCAAGGAGCTGGGCACCATGTTGCCGGGCAACACCCGGAAGATGGACAAGTCCACTATTTTGCAGAAGAGCATCGActttctgcacaaacacaaag AAATCGCTGCTCAGTCGGAGTCAACTGAGATCAGACAAGACTGGAAGCCTCCTTTTCTTAGTAATGAAGAGTTCACTCAGCTGATGTTGGAG GCGTTAGATGGATTTTTTCTTGCAATTATGACTGATGGGAACATAATCTACGCCTCTGAGAGTGTGACGTCCCTACTAGAACACTTACCT TCTGATCTTGTGGATCAGAACCTGTTGAACTTCCTGCCGATGGGGGAGCATTCAGATGTGTACAAGGCTCTGTCCTCTCATATCATGGAGGGAGAGACGCTGACGCCAGAATATCTGAAAA CAAAAAATCAGCTAGAGTTCTGTTGCCACATGCTCCGAGGGACGATCGACCCCAAAGAGCCCCCCGTGTACGAATATGTCAAGTTCATTGGAAACTTCAAGTCCCTGAATAATG TGCCTAACTGTACCCGCAACGGTTTTGACGGAGTGATCCAGCGATCGCTTCACTCTGCCTTTGAAGACGGAGTGTGTCTCATAGCAACGGTGAGGCTCGCCAAACCGCAGTTTATCAAG GAAATGTGCACTGTAGAGGAGCCTAATGAGGAGTTCACCTCCAGACATAGTTTAGAGTGGAAGTTTCTCTTCTTGGACCACAG AGCTCCACCAATCATAGGTTACCTCCCGTTTGAGGTGCTGGGTACATCAGGATATGACTACTACCACGTAGATGACCTGGAGACGCTGGCCAAATGCCACGAACACT TGATGCAATATGGCAAAGGAAAGTCCTGCTACTACAGATTCCTCACCAAAGGGCAGCAGTGGATCTGGCTTCAGACCCACTACTACATCACCTACCACCAGTGGAACTCCAGACCAGAGTTCattgtctgcacacacactgttgttAG TTACGCTGAAGTAAGAGCAGAACAGCGCAGAGAGCTGGGAATAGAAGAATCACAACCTGAGATCACAGCAGACAAG TCCCAGGATTCAGGCTCCGAGTCTCAGCTCAACACCTCCAGCCTGAAGGAGGCTTTAGATCGCTTCAACAACAGCCGGACGCCCTCGGCCTCGTCTCGCAGCTCACGAAAATCCTCGCACACCGCCGTGTCTGACCCAGCCTGTAAGCAACAATCTCTATTACCGACACTATTTTATATCAGGTGgtcttctctttcttttaaaTCTGGGCATCGTGTTTATGTTTCCCTCTCAGCATCACAGATGAAGCTTCAGGGAGATCGGAGTACGCCAGGTCGCCAGTCTGTCTCGGCTGTGGAGATGACATCACAACGAAGATCATCTATCAGCAGTCAG TCGATGAGCTCCCAAAATACAGGACAGAACATGGCAACATCCATCGTttcacaacagcaacaacaacagcagcagcaacaacagcagcagcagcagcagcagcaacagcaacaacaacaacaacagcctcAACAGCAAGAAGTTCAGATCAGCAGCCAA TCGATGGTGCAGTTCTCCAACCAGATAGAAGTGATGCAGAACCTGAAGGAGCAGCTGGAGCAGAGGACGAGGCTGATTGAGGCCAACATCCAGCGGCAGCAGGATGAGCTGCGACAGATCCAGGACGAGCTGCAGAGAGTGCAGGGACAGAGCCTGCAG ATGTTCTTGCCAAAAGGAGCTGGAGGACTAAGTCTGGGCTCGGTTCAGATGGCCCAGGGGACCGCTGTGCAGCAGGGGGGAACACTCAGCATGCAGGGCCAGGTGGTCTCTGCAGGGCCTCTCCAGAACAGCATACAGCAGCAACATGCTGTCCAGGCTCAGCCCCAGCAACAAACACTCCTACGGGACCAGAACTCAGCACTCTCACAG TCTCAGCGGTCGTCTCTCACTCTGCAGCCTCAACAGAATCAACTGCCTGCGTCTCTCTACAACACCATGATGATCCCTCAGCAGAGTCCCGCTAACGTGGTCCAGATCGCCACCAGTCTGGCTCAGAATACTGGACCCAACAGTCCTGCTGTGGCCACGTTTGCACAGGACCGTTCAGCACAGATCAG GTTTCCTGCCAGTCCTCAGCTGCTCACCAAGCTAGTGACGGGACAGATGGCGTGCGGTGCAGTCATGGTCCCCACCACCATGTTTATGGGCCAAGTGGTGACGGCCTTCGCTCCCCAGCAGGGCCAGACTCAGACCATCAGCATTTCCCAGCAGccacctcagcagcagcagcagcagcagcagcagcagcagcagcagcaggagcagcaggtaCAGCAGCAATCACAGGTCACAGCCATGCAGCTGGGGCAGGCGCAACTGGCCCCGCAGCAAACACAGTTCCTGCAG GCTTCTCGGCTTCTTCACGGAAACCAGTCCACCCAGTTGATCCTGCAGGCGGCGTTCCCTTTGCAGCAGCAGGGCACCTTCACTGCCACAAcccaacagcagcaacagttacaacaacaacaacaacagcagttacaacaacagcatcaacaacaacaacagcagcagaagcagttacaacagcagaaacagcaacttcaacagcagcagcagcaactggCTCCTCACAGGAGGGATAGTTTGTCTGATCGCTCCTCTACGCAGCCACAGTAG
- the clocka gene encoding circadian locomoter output cycles protein kaput isoform X8 translates to MTSSIDRVSRNKSEKKRRDQFNVLIKELGTMLPGNTRKMDKSTILQKSIDFLHKHKEIAAQSESTEIRQDWKPPFLSNEEFTQLMLEALDGFFLAIMTDGNIIYASESVTSLLEHLPSDLVDQNLLNFLPMGEHSDVYKALSSHIMEGETLTPEYLKTKNQLEFCCHMLRGTIDPKEPPVYEYVKFIGNFKSLNNVPNCTRNGFDGVIQRSLHSAFEDGVCLIATVRLAKPQFIKEMCTVEEPNEEFTSRHSLEWKFLFLDHRAPPIIGYLPFEVLGTSGYDYYHVDDLETLAKCHEHLMQYGKGKSCYYRFLTKGQQWIWLQTHYYITYHQWNSRPEFIVCTHTVVSYAEVRAEQRRELGIEESQPEITADKQSQDSGSESQLNTSSLKEALDRFNNSRTPSASSRSSRKSSHTAVSDPASSQMKLQGDRSTPGRQSVSAVEMTSQRRSSISSQQSMSSQNTGQNMATSIVSQQQQQQQQQQQQQQQQQQQQQQQQQPQQQEVQISSQSMVQFSNQIEVMQNLKEQLEQRTRLIEANIQRQQDELRQIQDELQRVQGQSLQMFLPKGAGGLSLGSVQMAQGTAVQQGGTLSMQGQVVSAGPLQNSIQQQHAVQAQPQQQTLLRDQNSALSQSQRSSLTLQPQQNQLPASLYNTMMIPQQSPANVVQIATSLAQNTGPNSPAVATFAQDRSAQIRFPASPQLLTKLVTGQMACGAVMVPTTMFMGQVVTAFAPQQGQTQTISISQQPPQQQQQQQQQQQQQQEQQVQQQSQVTAMQLGQAQLAPQQTQFLQASRLLHGNQSTQLILQAAFPLQQQGTFTATTQQQQQLQQQQQQQLQQQHQQQQQQQKQLQQQKQQLQQQQQQLAPHRRDSLSDRSSTQPQ, encoded by the exons ATGACCTCGAGCATTGACCG TGTGTCCCGTAACAAGTCTGAGAAGAAACGCAGAGACCAGTTCAATGTCCTCATCAAGGAGCTGGGCACCATGTTGCCGGGCAACACCCGGAAGATGGACAAGTCCACTATTTTGCAGAAGAGCATCGActttctgcacaaacacaaag AAATCGCTGCTCAGTCGGAGTCAACTGAGATCAGACAAGACTGGAAGCCTCCTTTTCTTAGTAATGAAGAGTTCACTCAGCTGATGTTGGAG GCGTTAGATGGATTTTTTCTTGCAATTATGACTGATGGGAACATAATCTACGCCTCTGAGAGTGTGACGTCCCTACTAGAACACTTACCT TCTGATCTTGTGGATCAGAACCTGTTGAACTTCCTGCCGATGGGGGAGCATTCAGATGTGTACAAGGCTCTGTCCTCTCATATCATGGAGGGAGAGACGCTGACGCCAGAATATCTGAAAA CAAAAAATCAGCTAGAGTTCTGTTGCCACATGCTCCGAGGGACGATCGACCCCAAAGAGCCCCCCGTGTACGAATATGTCAAGTTCATTGGAAACTTCAAGTCCCTGAATAATG TGCCTAACTGTACCCGCAACGGTTTTGACGGAGTGATCCAGCGATCGCTTCACTCTGCCTTTGAAGACGGAGTGTGTCTCATAGCAACGGTGAGGCTCGCCAAACCGCAGTTTATCAAG GAAATGTGCACTGTAGAGGAGCCTAATGAGGAGTTCACCTCCAGACATAGTTTAGAGTGGAAGTTTCTCTTCTTGGACCACAG AGCTCCACCAATCATAGGTTACCTCCCGTTTGAGGTGCTGGGTACATCAGGATATGACTACTACCACGTAGATGACCTGGAGACGCTGGCCAAATGCCACGAACACT TGATGCAATATGGCAAAGGAAAGTCCTGCTACTACAGATTCCTCACCAAAGGGCAGCAGTGGATCTGGCTTCAGACCCACTACTACATCACCTACCACCAGTGGAACTCCAGACCAGAGTTCattgtctgcacacacactgttgttAG TTACGCTGAAGTAAGAGCAGAACAGCGCAGAGAGCTGGGAATAGAAGAATCACAACCTGAGATCACAGCAGACAAG CAGTCCCAGGATTCAGGCTCCGAGTCTCAGCTCAACACCTCCAGCCTGAAGGAGGCTTTAGATCGCTTCAACAACAGCCGGACGCCCTCGGCCTCGTCTCGCAGCTCACGAAAATCCTCGCACACCGCCGTGTCTGACCCAGCCT CATCACAGATGAAGCTTCAGGGAGATCGGAGTACGCCAGGTCGCCAGTCTGTCTCGGCTGTGGAGATGACATCACAACGAAGATCATCTATCAGCAGTCAG CAGTCGATGAGCTCCCAAAATACAGGACAGAACATGGCAACATCCATCGTttcacaacagcaacaacaacagcagcagcaacaacagcagcagcagcagcagcagcaacagcaacaacaacaacaacagcctcAACAGCAAGAAGTTCAGATCAGCAGCCAA TCGATGGTGCAGTTCTCCAACCAGATAGAAGTGATGCAGAACCTGAAGGAGCAGCTGGAGCAGAGGACGAGGCTGATTGAGGCCAACATCCAGCGGCAGCAGGATGAGCTGCGACAGATCCAGGACGAGCTGCAGAGAGTGCAGGGACAGAGCCTGCAG ATGTTCTTGCCAAAAGGAGCTGGAGGACTAAGTCTGGGCTCGGTTCAGATGGCCCAGGGGACCGCTGTGCAGCAGGGGGGAACACTCAGCATGCAGGGCCAGGTGGTCTCTGCAGGGCCTCTCCAGAACAGCATACAGCAGCAACATGCTGTCCAGGCTCAGCCCCAGCAACAAACACTCCTACGGGACCAGAACTCAGCACTCTCACAG TCTCAGCGGTCGTCTCTCACTCTGCAGCCTCAACAGAATCAACTGCCTGCGTCTCTCTACAACACCATGATGATCCCTCAGCAGAGTCCCGCTAACGTGGTCCAGATCGCCACCAGTCTGGCTCAGAATACTGGACCCAACAGTCCTGCTGTGGCCACGTTTGCACAGGACCGTTCAGCACAGATCAG GTTTCCTGCCAGTCCTCAGCTGCTCACCAAGCTAGTGACGGGACAGATGGCGTGCGGTGCAGTCATGGTCCCCACCACCATGTTTATGGGCCAAGTGGTGACGGCCTTCGCTCCCCAGCAGGGCCAGACTCAGACCATCAGCATTTCCCAGCAGccacctcagcagcagcagcagcagcagcagcagcagcagcagcagcaggagcagcaggtaCAGCAGCAATCACAGGTCACAGCCATGCAGCTGGGGCAGGCGCAACTGGCCCCGCAGCAAACACAGTTCCTGCAG GCTTCTCGGCTTCTTCACGGAAACCAGTCCACCCAGTTGATCCTGCAGGCGGCGTTCCCTTTGCAGCAGCAGGGCACCTTCACTGCCACAAcccaacagcagcaacagttacaacaacaacaacaacagcagttacaacaacagcatcaacaacaacaacagcagcagaagcagttacaacagcagaaacagcaacttcaacagcagcagcagcaactggCTCCTCACAGGAGGGATAGTTTGTCTGATCGCTCCTCTACGCAGCCACAGTAG
- the clocka gene encoding circadian locomoter output cycles protein kaput isoform X2, translating to MTSSIDRDDSSIFDGLMEEDEKDKAKRVSRNKSEKKRRDQFNVLIKELGTMLPGNTRKMDKSTILQKSIDFLHKHKEIAAQSESTEIRQDWKPPFLSNEEFTQLMLEALDGFFLAIMTDGNIIYASESVTSLLEHLPSDLVDQNLLNFLPMGEHSDVYKALSSHIMEGETLTPEYLKTKNQLEFCCHMLRGTIDPKEPPVYEYVKFIGNFKSLNNVPNCTRNGFDGVIQRSLHSAFEDGVCLIATVRLAKPQFIKEMCTVEEPNEEFTSRHSLEWKFLFLDHRAPPIIGYLPFEVLGTSGYDYYHVDDLETLAKCHEHLMQYGKGKSCYYRFLTKGQQWIWLQTHYYITYHQWNSRPEFIVCTHTVVSYAEVRAEQRRELGIEESQPEITADKSQDSGSESQLNTSSLKEALDRFNNSRTPSASSRSSRKSSHTAVSDPACKQQSLLPTLFYIRWSSLSFKSGHRVYVSLSASQMKLQGDRSTPGRQSVSAVEMTSQRRSSISSQSMSSQNTGQNMATSIVSQQQQQQQQQQQQQQQQQQQQQQQQQPQQQEVQISSQSMVQFSNQIEVMQNLKEQLEQRTRLIEANIQRQQDELRQIQDELQRVQGQSLQMFLPKGAGGLSLGSVQMAQGTAVQQGGTLSMQGQVVSAGPLQNSIQQQHAVQAQPQQQTLLRDQNSALSQSQRSSLTLQPQQNQLPASLYNTMMIPQQSPANVVQIATSLAQNTGPNSPAVATFAQDRSAQIRFPASPQLLTKLVTGQMACGAVMVPTTMFMGQVVTAFAPQQGQTQTISISQQPPQQQQQQQQQQQQQQEQQASRLLHGNQSTQLILQAAFPLQQQGTFTATTQQQQQLQQQQQQQLQQQHQQQQQQQKQLQQQKQQLQQQQQQLAPHRRDSLSDRSSTQPQ from the exons ATGACCTCGAGCATTGACCG GGATGACAGCAGTATCTTTGATGGGTTAATGGAAGAAGATGAAAAGGACAAAGCAAAGCG TGTGTCCCGTAACAAGTCTGAGAAGAAACGCAGAGACCAGTTCAATGTCCTCATCAAGGAGCTGGGCACCATGTTGCCGGGCAACACCCGGAAGATGGACAAGTCCACTATTTTGCAGAAGAGCATCGActttctgcacaaacacaaag AAATCGCTGCTCAGTCGGAGTCAACTGAGATCAGACAAGACTGGAAGCCTCCTTTTCTTAGTAATGAAGAGTTCACTCAGCTGATGTTGGAG GCGTTAGATGGATTTTTTCTTGCAATTATGACTGATGGGAACATAATCTACGCCTCTGAGAGTGTGACGTCCCTACTAGAACACTTACCT TCTGATCTTGTGGATCAGAACCTGTTGAACTTCCTGCCGATGGGGGAGCATTCAGATGTGTACAAGGCTCTGTCCTCTCATATCATGGAGGGAGAGACGCTGACGCCAGAATATCTGAAAA CAAAAAATCAGCTAGAGTTCTGTTGCCACATGCTCCGAGGGACGATCGACCCCAAAGAGCCCCCCGTGTACGAATATGTCAAGTTCATTGGAAACTTCAAGTCCCTGAATAATG TGCCTAACTGTACCCGCAACGGTTTTGACGGAGTGATCCAGCGATCGCTTCACTCTGCCTTTGAAGACGGAGTGTGTCTCATAGCAACGGTGAGGCTCGCCAAACCGCAGTTTATCAAG GAAATGTGCACTGTAGAGGAGCCTAATGAGGAGTTCACCTCCAGACATAGTTTAGAGTGGAAGTTTCTCTTCTTGGACCACAG AGCTCCACCAATCATAGGTTACCTCCCGTTTGAGGTGCTGGGTACATCAGGATATGACTACTACCACGTAGATGACCTGGAGACGCTGGCCAAATGCCACGAACACT TGATGCAATATGGCAAAGGAAAGTCCTGCTACTACAGATTCCTCACCAAAGGGCAGCAGTGGATCTGGCTTCAGACCCACTACTACATCACCTACCACCAGTGGAACTCCAGACCAGAGTTCattgtctgcacacacactgttgttAG TTACGCTGAAGTAAGAGCAGAACAGCGCAGAGAGCTGGGAATAGAAGAATCACAACCTGAGATCACAGCAGACAAG TCCCAGGATTCAGGCTCCGAGTCTCAGCTCAACACCTCCAGCCTGAAGGAGGCTTTAGATCGCTTCAACAACAGCCGGACGCCCTCGGCCTCGTCTCGCAGCTCACGAAAATCCTCGCACACCGCCGTGTCTGACCCAGCCTGTAAGCAACAATCTCTATTACCGACACTATTTTATATCAGGTGgtcttctctttcttttaaaTCTGGGCATCGTGTTTATGTTTCCCTCTCAGCATCACAGATGAAGCTTCAGGGAGATCGGAGTACGCCAGGTCGCCAGTCTGTCTCGGCTGTGGAGATGACATCACAACGAAGATCATCTATCAGCAGTCAG TCGATGAGCTCCCAAAATACAGGACAGAACATGGCAACATCCATCGTttcacaacagcaacaacaacagcagcagcaacaacagcagcagcagcagcagcagcaacagcaacaacaacaacaacagcctcAACAGCAAGAAGTTCAGATCAGCAGCCAA TCGATGGTGCAGTTCTCCAACCAGATAGAAGTGATGCAGAACCTGAAGGAGCAGCTGGAGCAGAGGACGAGGCTGATTGAGGCCAACATCCAGCGGCAGCAGGATGAGCTGCGACAGATCCAGGACGAGCTGCAGAGAGTGCAGGGACAGAGCCTGCAG ATGTTCTTGCCAAAAGGAGCTGGAGGACTAAGTCTGGGCTCGGTTCAGATGGCCCAGGGGACCGCTGTGCAGCAGGGGGGAACACTCAGCATGCAGGGCCAGGTGGTCTCTGCAGGGCCTCTCCAGAACAGCATACAGCAGCAACATGCTGTCCAGGCTCAGCCCCAGCAACAAACACTCCTACGGGACCAGAACTCAGCACTCTCACAG TCTCAGCGGTCGTCTCTCACTCTGCAGCCTCAACAGAATCAACTGCCTGCGTCTCTCTACAACACCATGATGATCCCTCAGCAGAGTCCCGCTAACGTGGTCCAGATCGCCACCAGTCTGGCTCAGAATACTGGACCCAACAGTCCTGCTGTGGCCACGTTTGCACAGGACCGTTCAGCACAGATCAG GTTTCCTGCCAGTCCTCAGCTGCTCACCAAGCTAGTGACGGGACAGATGGCGTGCGGTGCAGTCATGGTCCCCACCACCATGTTTATGGGCCAAGTGGTGACGGCCTTCGCTCCCCAGCAGGGCCAGACTCAGACCATCAGCATTTCCCAGCAGccacctcagcagcagcagcagcagcagcagcagcagcagcagcagcaggagcagcag GCTTCTCGGCTTCTTCACGGAAACCAGTCCACCCAGTTGATCCTGCAGGCGGCGTTCCCTTTGCAGCAGCAGGGCACCTTCACTGCCACAAcccaacagcagcaacagttacaacaacaacaacaacagcagttacaacaacagcatcaacaacaacaacagcagcagaagcagttacaacagcagaaacagcaacttcaacagcagcagcagcaactggCTCCTCACAGGAGGGATAGTTTGTCTGATCGCTCCTCTACGCAGCCACAGTAG